From Mangifera indica cultivar Alphonso unplaced genomic scaffold, CATAS_Mindica_2.1 Un_0001, whole genome shotgun sequence, the proteins below share one genomic window:
- the LOC123205017 gene encoding soluble inorganic pyrophosphatase 1-like, with protein MSSTDKAIEKAAAEAPRKQPPRLNERILSSLSRRSVAAHPWHDLELGPGAPQIFNVVVEITKGSKVKYELDKKTGLIKVDRILYSSVVYPHNYGFIPRTLCEDNDPLDVLVLMQEPVLPGCFLRARALGLMPMIDQGEKDDKIIAVCADDPEYKHYTDIKELPPHRLMEIRRFFEDYKKNENKEVAVNDFLPSKTAVEAVQHSMDLYAEYILHTLR; from the coding sequence ATGAGTTCAACTGACAAAGCCATTGAAAAAGCAGCAGCCGAAGCACCGCGGAAGCAGCCACCGCGTCTCAACGAGAGAATTCTCTCCTCTCTATCAAGAAGATCAGTGGCCGCGCATCCCTGGCACGACCTGGAACTCGGCCCTGGAGCCCCCCAAATCTTCAACGTTGTGGTGGAGATTACAAAGGGAAGCAAAGTCAAGTACGAGCTCGACAAGAAAACAGGATTGATTAAAGTGGATAGAATCTTATACTCCTCCGTTGTTTATCCTCACAACTACGGCTTCATCCCTCGAACGTTATGCGAAGATAACGATCCTCTTGATGTTCTTGTACTGATGCAAGAGCCGGTGCTTCCAGGGTGTTTTCTGCGAGCGAGGGCGCTAGGGCTTATGCCCATGATTGATCAGGGAGAAAAAGATGATAAGATCATTGCAGTGTGTGCTGATGATCCTGAGTACAAGCATTACACTGATATCAAAGAGCTTCCTCCCCATCGTCTAATGGAGATTCGTCGGTTCTTCGAAGATTACAAGAAGAATGAGAACAAGGAGGTGGCAGTGAACGACTTTTTGCCTTCAAAAACAGCGGTTGAAGCTGTTCAGCACTCTATGGATCTTTATGCCGAGTACATTCTCCACACCCTAAGGTGA
- the LOC123205018 gene encoding NADH dehydrogenase [ubiquinone] iron-sulfur protein 6, mitochondrial-like — translation MASLVFKTVIRSSNSPSTTRNLSSVSTLISNHTAKWMQDVSKKSPMELINEVPPIKVEGRIVACEGDTNPALGHPIEFICLDLKEPAVCKYCGLRYVQDHHH, via the exons ATGGCGTCGCTTGTGTTCAAAACCGTTATCAGATCGTCGAATTCGCCATCAACGACTAGAAATCTGAGCTCAGTAAGCACTCTCATCAGCAATCATACCGCCAAATGGATGCAG GATGTTAGCAAGAAATCACCAATGGAGTTGATCAATGAAGTTCCACCAATTAAGGTTGAAGGCAGGATTGTTGCATGTGAAGGAG ATACGAACCCGGCTCTTGGGCACCCAATTGAATTTATATGCCTTGACCTAAAGGAGCCGGCTGTTTGCAAATATTGTGGTCTACGCTATGTTCAGGATCATCATCACTAG
- the LOC123205016 gene encoding 4-coumarate--CoA ligase 2-like, with protein sequence MISVVNSLEQVQKPELSPSSDSNHEKTHVFRSKLPDITINNHLPLHTYCFENLSAFADNPCLIVGSTGKSYSFAETHLICRRTAAGLAALGIKKGDVIMILLQNCVEFVFSFIGASMIGAVNTTANPFFTSAEIFKQMKISQAKLIITESQHVDKLRDSNEKVPKIGEDFKVITVDEPPENCIHFSALSEANENQIPQVSIDPDDAVALPFSSGTTGLPKGVILTHKSLITSVAQQVDGENPNLYFKDSDVVLCVLPLFHIYSLNSVLLCSLRAGSAMLLIQKFEIRTLLELIQKHKVSVAAVVPPLVLALAKNPIVADYDLTSIRAMLSGAAPLGKELEEAVRKRVPHAVLGQGYGMTEAGPVITMCLAFAKEPFPTKSGSCGTVVRNAELKFVNPETGSSLPRNQPGEVCIRGSQIMKGYLNDPEATAAILDVEGWLHTGDIGYVDDDDEVFVIDRVKEIIKFKGFQVPPAELEALLLNHPCIADAAVVPQKDEVAGEVPVAFVVRTEGLELTEEAVKEYIAKQVVFYKRLHKVYFVQAIPKSLSGKILRKDLSARLAKPPPS encoded by the exons ATGATCTCCGTGGTTAATTCTCTTGAGCAAGTTCAAAAACCCGAGCTTTCTCCTTCTTCTGATTCCAATCATGAGAAAACTCATGTTTTCAGGTCTAAACTTCCCGATATTACCATCAATAACCATCTCCCTCTCCACACTTACTGCTTCGAAAACCTCTCAGCTTTCGCTGATAACCCCTGTTTAATCGTCGGTTCCACCGGTAAATCCTATTCGTTCGCTGAAACTCACCTTATATGTCGAAGAACTGCTGCTGGTTTAGCAGCTTTAGGCATCAAAAAAGGCGATGTCATCATGATTCTTCTACAAAACTGCGTTGAATTCGTGTTCTCGTTCATTGGAGCTTCTATGATCGGCGCTGTCAACACCACGGCGAACCCTTTTTTCACTTCTGCCGAAATCTTTAAGCAAATGAAGATTTCTCAAGCTAAACTAATCATCACAGAATCGCAACACGTCGACAAATTGAGAGACTCCAACGAAAAGGTGCCGAAAATTGGGGAAGATTTTAAAGTGATAACAGTGGATGAACCCCCGGAAAATTGCATACATTTCAGTGCATTATCAGAAGCGAATGAGAATCAAATCCCGCAAGTTTCAATCGACCCTGATGATGCTGTAGCTTTACCATTTTCTTCCGGCACAACGGGACTTCCCAAAGGCGTCATTTTAACGCACAAGAGTTTGATTACAAGCGTCGCGCAACAGGTGGACGGCGAGAACCCGAACTTATACTTCAAAGACAGCGACGTGGTGCTGTGCGTGTTGCCATTGTTCCATATTTATTCACTAAACAGTGTGCTTTTGTGCTCACTGAGAGCCGGCTCTGCGATGTTGTTGATCCAAAAGTTCGAGATAAGAACGTTGTTGGAGTTGATACAAAAGCACAAGGTGTCGGTGGCAGCGGTGGTGCCGCCGCTTGTGCTGGCGTTGGCGAAGAATCCGATTGTGGCGGACTATGATCTGACCTCGATAAGGGCGATGCTGTCGGGGGCGGCGCCGCTGGGGAAGGAGCTGGAAGAGGCGGTCCGGAAGAGAGTTCCGCATGCAGTTTTGGGACAG GGCTATGGAATGACGGAGGCAGGACCGGTGATAACGATGTGCCTGGCGTTTGCAAAAGAACCATTTCCAACCAAATCGGGATCCTGTGGGACTGTGGTTAGAAATGCAGAGCTCAAGTTTGTTAACCCTGAGACTGGCTCTTCTCTTCCCCGCAATCAACCGGGTGAAGTTTGCATCCGAGGTTCTCAAATTATGAAAG gATATTTGAATGATCCCGAGGCGACGGCTGCAATATTAGACGTTGAGGGTTGGCTCCACACCGGTGATATCGGTTATGTTGACGATGACGATGAAGTCTTCGTCATTGATCGAGTcaaagaaattatcaaattcaaaGGCTTCCAG GTTCCACCAGCTGAGCTCGAGGCACTCCTTCTAAATCATCCATGTATTGCAGATGCCGCTGTTGTCCC GCAAAAAGATGAAGTAGCAGGAGAAGTTCCGGTAGCATTTGTGGTTAGAACAGAAGGCCTTGAACTCACTGAAGAAGCAGTAAAAGAATACATAGCAAAACAg GTAGTGTTTTATAAGAGATTGCACAAGGTCTACTTTGTTCAGGCAATTCCAAAGTCTCTTTCTGGAAAGATTTTGAGAAAAGATCTAAGTGCCAGGTTGGCCAAACCACCTCCTTCttag